One part of the Huiozyma naganishii CBS 8797 chromosome 13, complete genome genome encodes these proteins:
- the NVJ1 gene encoding Nvj1p (similar to Saccharomyces cerevisiae NVJ1 (YHR195W); ancestral locus Anc_4.360), which produces MARPLARPALGRSVFSFGVSYGVVKGISKILQRRLPRDWIRSSGVAEGGSEVGDISMDDMEFLQLQLAQFLRETFPVDEKLGTQSRWTHWFSRGKAYVQDVSILIWLLLLVLLVFLPPFWSLVSRKHKGHCELVEDNHIKESVPEIVEPVPGRRSSASIVETVSDTPVDNPRDDETHDYGTDFEPSEESVEEQEQGQEQETTEEEHGEVVNETPDVTIENILDEQSPKSTATNSTESPTRSLQAPTLEKSESFSSSFVQFSPTRATNLSTQVDKKNAYSQPFKY; this is translated from the coding sequence ATGGCCAGACCGTTGGCTCGACCCGCTTTGGGGCGAAGTGTATTTTCATTCGGAGTCTCCTATGGTGTTGTGAAGGGGATTAGTAAAATATTGCAAAGGAGGTTGCCCAGGGACTGGATCCGTTCGTCTGGCGTGGCTGAGGGTGGATCTGAGGTAGGCGACATTTCTATGGATGACATGGAGTTTTTGCAGCTGCAGTTGGCGCAATTTTTGAGGGAGACGTTCCCCGTCGACGAGAAACTAGGGACCCAGTCTCGGTGGACTCATTGGTTCAGTCGAGGCAAAGCATATGTACAGGATGTCTCTATACTGATatggctgctgctgttggtaCTTCTTGTGTTTTTACCACCGTTTTGGAGTCTGGTGTCGCGCAAGCACAAAGGGCATTGTGAACTGGTGGAGGATAATCATATCAAGGAATCTGTGCCAGAGATAGTGGAACCTGTTCCAGGTCGCAGAAGTTCCGCAAGCATTGTCGAGACAGTCTCTGATACCCCGGTGGACAACCCAAGAGACGATGAAACCCACGATTACGGTACGGATTTCGAACCCAGTGAAGAAAGCGTggaagagcaagagcaagggcaagagcaagaaaccacagaagaagaacatgGAGAGGTTGTGAATGAGACCCCAGATGTAACCATTGAGAACATCTTGGACGAGCAGTCACCAAAATCAACCGCTACAAATTCAACGGAATCACCGACAAGAAGTCTGCAGGCTCCGACCCTGGAGAAATCAGAGTCCTTTTCCTCCAGCTTCGTGCAGTTCTCCCCTACGAGGGCTACGAATCTTAGCACCCAAGTAGACAAAAAGAACGCATATTCCCAACCCTTTAAATACTAA